The following proteins are co-located in the Gloeocapsa sp. PCC 7428 genome:
- a CDS encoding FkbM family methyltransferase produces MSWINKKNNTNEVCSLELEKYQMFDVANVIKKISLFDTTNYRTRVSTIKKLPIGTDQHIYTSKLADSSRIEVIFDIGANIGQTATKFAQSFPKAKIFSFEPVAATFKQLKENTKKNSSISCFQIGLGPESGKHKIFLNSNSQCNSFLFDANNRTNDVYEEVFVKTIEQFCEENSINKIDILKTDTEGFDLKVIQGAEALLKKQQILFILSEVGFHPSDTLHTNFFKLKSYLEQFNFEFIGFYDFGYSKKGSLKYCNALFQNKRLNQNTETSESFSKSLANLST; encoded by the coding sequence TTGAGTTGGATAAATAAAAAAAATAATACAAATGAAGTTTGTTCTTTAGAATTGGAGAAATATCAAATGTTTGATGTCGCAAATGTTATAAAAAAAATATCTTTATTTGATACAACAAATTATAGAACAAGAGTCAGCACGATAAAGAAACTACCTATCGGAACTGACCAGCATATCTATACCTCTAAGCTGGCTGACTCTTCACGGATTGAAGTTATATTTGATATAGGAGCTAACATAGGTCAAACTGCCACTAAATTTGCGCAAAGTTTTCCTAAAGCAAAAATCTTTTCCTTTGAACCAGTTGCAGCAACGTTTAAACAGCTAAAAGAAAACACAAAAAAAAATTCTAGTATCAGTTGCTTTCAAATAGGCTTAGGTCCTGAATCAGGAAAGCATAAGATTTTTTTAAATTCAAACTCTCAATGTAATTCTTTCCTTTTTGATGCAAATAACAGAACAAATGATGTATATGAAGAAGTTTTCGTCAAAACAATTGAGCAATTTTGTGAAGAAAATAGTATAAACAAAATTGATATACTAAAAACTGATACTGAAGGATTTGATTTAAAAGTTATTCAAGGAGCCGAGGCTTTATTAAAAAAACAGCAGATTTTATTTATCCTGTCTGAAGTGGGCTTTCATCCTTCGGATACTTTACACACTAATTTTTTTAAACTCAAATCATATTTAGAACAGTTCAATTTTGAATTTATCGGTTTTTATGATTTTGGTTACTCAAAAAAAGGTAGCTTGAAATATTGCAATGCACTATTTCAAAATAAGCGTTTGAATC